gaggcatgaatgaaacatggcgcctagctgtcaatcattgagtgacgtcactactatggaatttactacgaaaactcatgaatgaaagatcgcatgactcacgtgattctcacatgattctcaataataacaaattgaaatgcgcatgctcgggcactgggggcggagctacaaatctgaactcgaataggaagttggaaaaTTGACTTTCTTGGggggtgaaagtcgaaaagttgaataaattgctcggcggttccagttccctttaatatgAGTGTATTGTTCCCTGCAAGACATAGCACGATTTGAGAGCTTAGGTAGAGTGACTGCCAAGGAAGCAGAAGGTCTTGAGTTCAAACCCCTGCTTTTCATTCGAACAACCAATTCTCACCTGACTTCCCCCTGATGATCGTTCAAGTCCGTCGCCCTGAGAGTGAACAGAACTGACGGCTCACCATTCACTGTACAGAAGGGAATCAGAACACAAGCCCGAGGACTCTCACGCCCAGTTTTCCCATCATACATCCACGGAAATTTCATCAGTTCCTTCGAGGTAGCCAACGCTTTCTGCACCCTGTGTTTATTTGCATCAGAGAGGATATTTTCAATAGTAACTTTTTCCATATTCTGTGGATGACTTttagcactaaagtttgttgaAAAGGTGCCGGTAACCGATACCCGTGGAGCGTCAAGTGATTTAGGATTGATGACTTTGGAGATAGGGGAACTTCTGTGAAGGTGCCTTTGAAAGTTTTTCATAACTGTACACCTTCGGTATATGACTGTTAAACCTTTGGAAGAActatttctcaacatcttttaTCTTTTGGTGGAGATTGCTGATTCATTTCCAAAACTACGCAAACTGAAAATAAGAAATGTGTTTGGATCAAATTAAATTAAGTTCAGTGAAACACTATATTTATTAATAAAAATAGTTAAAACAGTGCACTGCCAATGACAAACCCGACGTATGCTGGTCAGAAGATAAAAAACAACTTCAAAGAAGCTATAATTATATGATATGGTGTTAATCCGATAGTCTTAGCCAATATATGCCGATGATTGATGGTTTATTCGACTAGTCAACGTCGTATGCTATTGCTAGCTGTGTGTGCACATGACGACCCGACAGCACCGTCAACCAAATTCCAGCTGTGGCCGCAGCCTACGACCTCTCATATAACATCCTCCAATCCCTCTTTTTCATGCAACAAAACGTCACAACCGGTTTGTCCGACAACCGAAACTATACAAATCAGCAGTGTACAGCGCACACCGTTTTCTTAGGCCGAGTTTCCTATAAACGGACATCAGTTTTGaaacatgatttctttctttatttcagaaacgATTGCACCCAAAATTACGACAAACCTACATCAACAATAGCTGCTGGTATCAGATCaataaaacatctcaaattctTTTAACTTCTGACAAAATCATACCTTTTATTCGACACACACAACAGAGATGGCACTTTTGGTACTCAGAAAAGCAGGCCACGAAAACAGGCACGttttggtctcgttagggagtttttcccaaatgtacgcgatgatgacgtgcaccattaacaggacgtaacatctattttaaaatgcgtttccagagtgattgcatgaggacaacccatttgtgtcgtatatcactggagacgcccgattcccctgattctgcaggatgttaaatcgggcatttaagcgtcgcattttctcctagctctgttcaccatcccaaatggcatccaaatggcaatattgccaattgggcaggacaatcacgaaaactcCAAATactatacatttcttcctgaataattcttacagtacaccattctcccgtgaaagacagttgcttacgctaaacaaaaatttaaaaaaatcgagggtcaaccattgaacctttgagatatgttgaattttgcataaatcagTGAAAAACGcgccaactggcactggacggcatttcaacacggggccgacgcacatcccaagttcagtgtgcacatacgtcggcaacaacagtaaaatgcgtagtttcttgttggCCGCCTATTAAGTAaggctctaggtttcagaaattCCATAAAagatgtctttgccaaaacaactggtaaatcaacactggcgtactgtgaggaccaagaaatcaatgattttttaggaactacggttagggcttggccgcacatgaatacaaaaaaggccctaatgagaccttataCTCAATAgccggctaacaagaaactacgcattttactgttgttgccgacgtatgttacactgaacttgggatgtgcgtcggccccgtgttaaaatgccgtccagtgccagttggtgcgtttttcgctgatttgtgcaaaattcaacataattatctcaaaagttcaatggttgaccctcgatttttttaaatatttgtgtagcgcaagcaactgtctttcacgggaaaatggtcactgtaagaattattcaggaagaaatgtataatatttggggttttccgtgattgtccggcccaattggcaatattgccatttgggatggtgaacagagctaggagcaaatgcgacgcttatgatttatttaaacaaataaaatgcccgatttaacatcctgcagaatcaggggaatcgggcgtttccagtgatatacgacacaaatgggttgtcctcatgcagtcactttggaaacgcatttaaaatagatgttacgtcctgttaatggggcacgtcatcatcgcgtacatttgggaaaaactccctaacgagacattaggtctcattagggagttttttggtattcatgcgcggccaagccctaaccgtagttcctaaaaaatcattgatttcttggtcctcacagtacgcCAGTGGTTAtgtagcagttgttttggtaaaaacatgtttttggagtttctgaaacctaaagcgctactcaataggcgggtaacaagaaa
The sequence above is a segment of the Lineus longissimus chromosome 12, tnLinLong1.2, whole genome shotgun sequence genome. Coding sequences within it:
- the LOC135497365 gene encoding mitochondrial coenzyme A diphosphatase NUDT8-like isoform X2, whose amino-acid sequence is MLRNSSSKGLTVIYRRCTVMKNFQRHLHRSSPISKVINPKSLDAPRVSVTGTFSTNFSAKSHPQNMEKVTIENILSDANKHRVQKALATSKELMKFPWMYDGKTGRESPRACVLIPFCTVNGEPSVLFTLRATDLNDHQGEVSFPGGKMDPSDNDLIHTAVRECYEELGVPSDRVDVWGMMKSGFPSKAGKYAVWGVIANLGEVDVTDLKLDENEFHDMCAWMV